From one Shewanella sp. GD04112 genomic stretch:
- a CDS encoding site-specific integrase: protein MQLPPVLPLFDSIEFIQYGNSVVNQYITQVSLSDVPDAGLVMEHATDWLFEQKHSENNYKAYRSELTTFLHWCFDVAKMSPTQVLRKDMSRYVDYCLAPPLELIGYFNVPQFKLDKLRDERVPNSLWRPFVGKKQLGQIQPYVLSDNALKTKIAILSSFYSYLISEEFCERNSAQIWLNHSRFAQNKQYQRQTEEEENSLAFTELQWSYVMSTVTQLATESPELHQRSLFLISLIYSCYLRISDVSARVGYSPVMGQFRQNPQTGIWSFHIPLSKGGKKRSVAISKALLDGLVKYRQFLGLPDFPNQGEHHPLFVRHRAAGRGRDAGLVNANLGIRQIREDIQTIINLAADNAQADGFNHDAEQMRKLTAHNIRHTGITHDININRRPLSHVQADAGHESIDTTSKYLHTTQIERHESAFNKPLDHLQGID from the coding sequence ATGCAGCTACCTCCAGTTTTACCTCTGTTTGATTCAATTGAATTCATACAATATGGCAACAGTGTGGTGAATCAATACATCACTCAAGTCAGCTTATCTGATGTGCCCGATGCGGGTTTAGTGATGGAACACGCAACTGATTGGTTGTTCGAGCAAAAACACAGTGAAAACAACTATAAAGCCTATCGAAGTGAACTGACCACGTTCCTGCATTGGTGCTTTGATGTCGCGAAAATGTCACCCACACAGGTGCTACGTAAGGATATGAGTCGTTATGTGGATTACTGCTTGGCGCCGCCGCTGGAACTGATCGGTTATTTTAATGTGCCACAATTTAAATTGGACAAATTGCGCGATGAACGGGTACCAAACAGTCTTTGGCGGCCATTTGTGGGCAAGAAACAGTTAGGTCAAATTCAACCCTATGTGTTGAGCGATAATGCGTTAAAAACCAAGATTGCCATTTTATCCTCGTTTTACAGTTACTTAATAAGTGAGGAGTTTTGCGAGCGTAATTCCGCGCAAATTTGGTTGAATCACAGCCGTTTTGCGCAGAATAAGCAGTATCAAAGGCAAACAGAGGAAGAAGAAAATAGCTTGGCTTTCACAGAGTTACAGTGGTCCTATGTTATGAGTACCGTCACTCAATTGGCTACTGAGTCCCCAGAGTTGCATCAACGTAGTTTATTCTTGATTTCATTGATTTATTCCTGTTATCTGCGCATTTCGGATGTTTCGGCGCGGGTTGGCTATTCACCGGTTATGGGGCAATTTAGGCAAAATCCACAGACAGGTATTTGGAGTTTTCACATTCCACTCAGTAAAGGCGGCAAAAAACGCAGCGTGGCGATTTCTAAGGCATTACTCGATGGTTTAGTCAAATATCGGCAATTTTTAGGGCTGCCTGATTTTCCAAACCAAGGCGAACATCATCCTTTGTTCGTACGTCATCGCGCCGCCGGTCGTGGCCGCGACGCGGGTCTTGTGAATGCCAATCTTGGGATCAGGCAAATCCGCGAAGATATTCAGACCATTATCAATCTCGCGGCAGATAACGCGCAAGCCGATGGCTTTAATCACGATGCCGAGCAAATGCGAAAACTCACCGCGCATAATATCCGGCACACAGGGATCACTCATGACATCAATATCAATCGTCGGCCGTTGTCACACGTGCAAGCCGATGCTGGCCATGAGAGTATCGACACCACATCGAAATATTTGCACACCACACAAATCGAACGACACGAAAGCGCCTTCAATAAGCCATTAGACCATCTACAAGGCATTGACTAG
- a CDS encoding major capsid protein, whose translation MKKYLVSAVALGSAVAASSASAAIDVTAATTAITTDGSAALTAVGGAMLGLAAIAVVFKWAKGAIFG comes from the coding sequence ATGAAAAAGTACCTTGTATCCGCTGTGGCTTTAGGTTCTGCCGTTGCTGCTTCTTCTGCTAGTGCTGCTATCGATGTGACTGCTGCTACAACAGCGATTACTACCGATGGTTCTGCTGCGTTAACTGCTGTCGGTGGTGCCATGCTTGGCCTTGCTGCTATCGCGGTCGTTTTTAAATGGGCTAAAGGCGCAATCTTCGGCTAA
- a CDS encoding virulence factor TspB C-terminal domain-related protein, which translates to MAFSPSRSYRLRAAYLLLACLSSPAFAYSPPATPGVEISFDFTGATAESDANAFFHTQCDSNDFSWKGTNLVCATGDPQNPFCTVWMVYFETDVNNCQDGGGGTNPDPDLNPNPNFPDPSSDNLSPYPWVPTTFTTELKDIHTDLGVIYDALLKGARQSSYTKTSIDQLRWQNFNQFTDLINRTDGLGNALASGVSGVRSDIQYQTQWVSQNQVILAEIRDSIKAQSGGGSSSTGEYMQVLGYMADKLGQISSDSSNINNNSASIPAINNTLSNTITDLLGRIAQGGGGGGGGDLQLEMQKLEMMMAQYNELMKVNSTLSDIKGSVGGASSDNSDVVEQLLDANSNLTDIAVRMRDIEGAIGKSEQSIVDAIGKIGDGSGSDPDAITENGCETFVCSTNSPQCYIARKEWESRCKTIADELSASESVNAATNSLTDFINSEDSDIKNLDAGTVDIKQFTEHYNSSNGVNFGGSDTCPPPYVVDAKITTFTIDLSPFCDLATVIKFFLIAFASVASGLMIVKYH; encoded by the coding sequence ATGGCTTTTAGTCCTTCTCGTTCTTACAGATTGCGTGCGGCGTATCTTCTTTTAGCTTGTTTAAGTTCTCCTGCGTTCGCTTATTCCCCACCTGCAACTCCTGGCGTTGAAATTTCCTTTGATTTTACTGGCGCTACTGCTGAGTCTGACGCTAATGCTTTTTTCCATACCCAATGTGATTCAAACGATTTTTCATGGAAGGGCACAAATTTAGTTTGTGCAACTGGCGACCCGCAAAACCCATTTTGCACTGTTTGGATGGTTTACTTTGAAACTGACGTTAACAACTGTCAAGACGGAGGCGGTGGTACTAATCCAGACCCTGACCTAAATCCTAACCCAAATTTTCCCGACCCTAGTTCTGATAACTTATCGCCTTATCCTTGGGTGCCAACTACTTTTACAACTGAACTTAAGGATATTCACACGGATTTAGGCGTTATTTATGACGCACTTTTAAAGGGTGCGAGACAATCCTCTTACACTAAAACATCTATTGACCAATTAAGATGGCAGAACTTTAACCAGTTCACTGATTTAATTAATCGTACCGATGGTTTAGGCAATGCTCTTGCCAGTGGTGTGAGTGGCGTTCGCTCGGATATTCAATACCAAACGCAATGGGTTTCACAGAATCAAGTTATCCTAGCTGAAATTCGAGATTCTATTAAAGCCCAATCTGGCGGCGGTTCATCTTCTACTGGTGAATATATGCAAGTTTTGGGTTATATGGCAGACAAGTTAGGTCAAATTAGCTCCGATTCTTCTAATATAAATAATAATTCTGCCTCAATCCCTGCTATAAATAATACTCTTTCAAATACTATTACTGATTTATTAGGCCGTATTGCTCAAGGTGGAGGTGGAGGTGGTGGTGGTGACTTACAACTCGAAATGCAGAAGCTAGAAATGATGATGGCTCAATATAATGAGTTAATGAAAGTAAATAGTACTCTGTCCGATATTAAAGGCTCTGTTGGTGGTGCATCTTCTGATAATTCCGATGTTGTCGAGCAGCTTTTAGATGCAAACAGTAACCTTACAGATATTGCTGTTCGTATGCGTGATATTGAAGGCGCTATTGGTAAATCCGAGCAAAGTATTGTCGATGCCATTGGAAAGATTGGCGATGGCTCTGGCTCTGACCCTGATGCTATTACTGAGAACGGTTGCGAAACTTTTGTATGCTCTACCAATAGCCCACAATGCTATATCGCTCGTAAGGAGTGGGAGTCCCGTTGTAAAACTATTGCCGATGAACTTTCTGCCTCTGAATCTGTTAATGCTGCCACAAATTCACTTACTGATTTTATAAATAGTGAAGATTCTGATATTAAAAATTTAGATGCTGGCACTGTAGACATAAAACAATTTACTGAGCATTACAATTCTTCTAACGGTGTTAATTTTGGTGGTTCTGATACCTGTCCACCTCCTTATGTTGTTGATGCCAAAATTACCACCTTTACTATCGACTTATCACCATTCTGTGACTTGGCAACTGTTATTAAGTTCTTCTTAATTGCGTTTGCTTCTGTTGCTTCTGGTTTAATGATTGTCAAATATCACTAA
- a CDS encoding replication endonuclease, which yields MFSYEKGSLYSNMTRKSALRPVPSALDSKFISKAPIALQRIELTYQICLSCGHEFEADTLCPCPSCSSQTVYSSADFSPEPLPKSFEVSDNRSDFVSGIYNRLAAYDLPIRDSVERAASSTNWRKAVFDTVRRHGDFAPTMLNSFISICSKQSYIEAVRAVELASTRLRSLNQNVTMTESEVKELARVKSQNLRRRLSTVEGSEQSFEVAQNFLAHLGLSFDEQLIKQKRVSGELFSLVNRACDEHWLGRQLRRRFLRIVENVARDLGVVHNGKQAYCSDYAIARHRQRLSDNAEVLDNTIAVDEDDQSNAFSLSELSRKSISNPEIRRAEMFVRLKGFEQIAKELGHAAVFTTVTSPSRFHAVSNGTLNPKFVAADKPTAEDAHVYLMGVWSNFRKSMDKAGIKFYGMRIVEPHHDATPHHHMIIFALPSDVDYLVSQLRHFAMLDSPDEKGASEHRFKVEHIDTEKGSAVGYCAKYISKSVDGLHVDTDLNTSLTGVDAAERIVSWSRVHGIRQFQFFGGPSVTVWREMRRLREQISEDDAVFQNLNSDEHYLLEKVRRSADEGDWGAFCMAMGGIFVRRADQTVKTHYAVPAVISKLFDAPEHAKTRYGDAAHARVNGVLFHGVFKATRFKNWKLVNKEEYIAARKQVMSGVVDIFDILEMEREYQRMAEQDYAEYERHVQEYEEMQALWLDALANDETPASEASAMVFRH from the coding sequence ATGTTTAGCTATGAGAAGGGTTCTCTTTACAGCAATATGACAAGGAAATCGGCATTACGCCCCGTTCCTAGTGCGCTTGATTCAAAGTTCATTTCCAAGGCTCCTATTGCGTTGCAGCGTATTGAGCTTACTTATCAGATTTGCCTTTCATGTGGTCACGAATTTGAAGCCGATACCCTTTGCCCGTGTCCTTCTTGCTCGTCCCAAACTGTTTACTCCTCTGCTGACTTTTCGCCCGAACCTTTGCCAAAGTCTTTTGAGGTTTCCGACAATCGCTCGGATTTTGTGTCGGGGATTTATAATCGTTTGGCCGCCTATGATTTGCCTATTCGGGATAGTGTTGAACGTGCCGCCAGTTCTACCAATTGGCGCAAAGCTGTTTTTGACACAGTTCGCCGCCATGGTGACTTTGCACCTACCATGTTGAACTCGTTTATTTCGATTTGTTCAAAACAATCCTATATCGAGGCGGTGAGGGCAGTCGAACTCGCCTCAACTCGCCTTAGATCACTTAACCAAAATGTTACGATGACCGAATCTGAGGTTAAGGAGTTGGCTAGGGTTAAATCTCAGAATTTACGCCGCCGCCTATCCACTGTAGAAGGCTCTGAACAGTCTTTCGAGGTTGCTCAGAACTTTTTGGCACATCTCGGACTTTCATTTGATGAACAGTTAATTAAACAAAAACGCGTATCTGGTGAGCTTTTTTCTTTAGTTAATCGTGCTTGTGATGAACATTGGCTCGGACGCCAACTAAGACGCCGCTTTTTGCGTATTGTCGAGAATGTTGCGAGAGATTTAGGCGTTGTTCATAACGGCAAGCAAGCATATTGCAGCGATTATGCAATAGCTCGCCACCGCCAACGACTTTCAGATAATGCCGAAGTTTTGGATAACACTATTGCAGTCGATGAGGATGACCAGTCCAATGCGTTCTCATTATCTGAACTTTCTCGCAAGTCTATCTCTAATCCAGAAATACGCCGCGCTGAAATGTTCGTTAGGCTCAAAGGTTTTGAACAAATAGCCAAGGAACTCGGCCATGCTGCCGTTTTTACCACAGTTACCTCGCCGTCACGTTTTCACGCCGTGAGTAATGGCACGTTAAACCCCAAATTTGTCGCTGCTGATAAACCCACTGCCGAAGATGCCCACGTTTATTTAATGGGTGTTTGGTCTAACTTCCGTAAGTCGATGGATAAAGCGGGTATCAAATTTTATGGTATGCGCATTGTCGAACCGCATCACGATGCTACCCCTCACCACCATATGATCATCTTCGCGCTGCCTTCTGATGTTGATTACCTTGTTTCTCAACTTCGGCACTTTGCCATGCTCGATTCGCCAGATGAAAAGGGCGCCAGTGAGCACCGTTTTAAGGTTGAGCACATCGATACCGAGAAGGGTTCCGCTGTAGGTTATTGCGCTAAGTACATTTCTAAGAGTGTTGATGGTCTCCACGTAGACACTGACCTTAACACCTCTCTTACTGGTGTTGATGCTGCTGAACGTATTGTTAGTTGGTCTCGCGTTCATGGCATCCGCCAGTTTCAGTTTTTTGGTGGCCCAAGTGTTACCGTCTGGCGTGAAATGCGCCGCCTACGCGAACAAATATCCGAGGATGATGCCGTGTTTCAAAACTTAAATTCTGATGAGCATTACCTTTTAGAAAAGGTTCGCCGCTCTGCTGATGAGGGCGATTGGGGCGCTTTCTGCATGGCCATGGGCGGTATTTTTGTTCGCCGCGCCGACCAAACTGTAAAAACCCATTATGCCGTTCCCGCGGTTATCTCCAAACTTTTTGATGCGCCAGAACATGCAAAAACCCGCTATGGCGATGCTGCTCACGCTCGCGTTAATGGCGTTCTTTTTCACGGCGTTTTCAAGGCTACCCGCTTCAAAAATTGGAAGCTTGTCAACAAAGAGGAGTACATAGCAGCCCGTAAGCAAGTCATGTCTGGCGTTGTTGATATTTTCGACATTCTCGAAATGGAGCGCGAATATCAACGTATGGCCGAACAGGACTATGCCGAATATGAGCGCCATGTGCAGGAGTATGAAGAAATGCAAGCTTTATGGCTTGATGCTTTAGCTAATGATGAAACACCAGCGAGCGAAGCGAGCGCTATGGTGTTTCGACATTAG